GACGCAGACCATGCAGGCCGCGTCGGACGGCGATGTGAACTCACAGTCGCGCGTCAACTCGTACTGTGTGTCGTTGATCTGCCTCAGGGTACCGTCCAGTACCCATGCGGCACGCCGCGTATTGAAGTTCTT
This genomic interval from Deinococcus depolymerans contains the following:
- a CDS encoding DUF4357 domain-containing protein translates to MVSGIVPANYREEPGWKNFNTRRAAWVLDGTLRQINDTQYELTRDCEFTSPSDAACMVCVRPVSGWDAWKDDQGRTAQHYRAAPVP